A stretch of Pomacea canaliculata isolate SZHN2017 linkage group LG6, ASM307304v1, whole genome shotgun sequence DNA encodes these proteins:
- the LOC112566166 gene encoding uncharacterized protein LOC112566166 has translation MNRSVSTSAHTESLVSFDNLVDDYISRENREIIETIFYGGLTTLLCLIGIPANLLNILVFWHQGLRDRMNVCLFSLSCVDCCYLLCAFAIFSVPTFTRLYDQTKGDEIYIKVFTVLGWALYGSLNLSGCLGVVIALDRCACVVFPLHAATLMTSRTMCLIIFTCFLLIQGSHLLYLFSYEAGSVTIGESVRWVFVNTEFYRSNEEIINSFFFTFLGTALPVTMFISVSVATGVTVIKLKAAIAWREKSSSVPTDSSNNNQQMALTSMLIIVSCVYVITCAPFVMRQLSILFLSDCYGPRHCIELFSALTAVVYGILPINSAIYFFIYYRRSTRFRQVLCKLIDRNGQQQNTNINNSCSETKVYSQI, from the coding sequence ATGAATAGAAGTGTAAGTACCTCAGCACATACTGAGTCTCTTGTCAGCTTTGACAATTTGGTGGACGATTACATCAGCAGAGAGAACAGGGAGATCATCGAGACGATCTTTTACGGAGGCCTGACGACACTGCTCTGTCTCATCGGCATCCCGGCCAACCTGCTCAACATCCTGGTCTTCTGGCACCAGGGCCTGAGGGACCGCATGAACGTGTGTCTCTTCTCGTTGTCCTGCGTGGACTGCTGCTACCTGCTCTGTGCCTTCGCCATATTCTCAGTTCCCACGTTCACTCGTCTGTACGACCAAACCAAGGGTGACGAAATTTACATCAAAGTATTCACGGTCCTTGGCTGGGCCCTCTATGGCTCTCTGAACCTGTCTGGCTGTCTCGGCGTGGTGATCGCGCTCGACAGGTGCGCTTGTGTCGTCTTCCCCCTCCATGCCGCTACCCTCATGACAAGCCGCACCATGTGTCTCATTATTTTCACCTGCTTCTTGTTGATTCAGGGCTCGCACCTGTTGTATCTATTTTCGTATGAAGCTGGTAGTGTTACGATAGGAGAAAGTGTCAGGTGGGTGTTTGTCAATACAGAATTTTATAGGTCAAACGAAGAAATCAtcaactcctttttttttacattcctGGGAACAGCGTTACCTGTCACCATGTTCATTAGCGTATCAGTGGCGACAGGTGTTACGGTGATAAAGCTAAAGGCCGCCATAGCTTGGCGAGAGAAGTCGAGCTCTGTCCCAACtgacagcagcaataataaccaGCAGATGGCGCTCACCTCCATGCTCATCATCGTTTCTTGTGTCTACGTCATCACGTGTGCGCCCTTTGTCATGCGTCAGctgtccattttatttttgtcggaCTGTTATGGCCCCCGACACTGCATCGAGCTGTTTTCTGCTCTAACTGCTGTGGTGTACGGGATTCTGCCTATCAACAGCGCCATCTACTTCTTTATTTACTACCGACGCTCAACTCGATTTCGCCAGGTGTTATGTAAGCTCATTGACAGAAATggccaacaacaaaatacaaacataaacaactcATGTTCGGAAACAAAGGTCTACAGTCAAATTTGA